The following coding sequences lie in one Mycobacterium gordonae genomic window:
- a CDS encoding IclR family transcriptional regulator: MGQTERTSTTNRDEGIQVLRRAAAALDEIAAEPGHLRLVDLGERLGLAKSTVRRLLVGLVEVGLVSVDSNGRFSLGDRLLGFGSATGAHIAAIFRPTIEKVSAATDGETVDLSVLRGQRMWFVDQIESSHRLRAVSAVGVRFPLAGTANGKAALAALDDADTQAALARMPPQLADALRPEIAEIRSTGIAFDRDEHTPGISAAAIARRSVGDNVIAISVPTPTERFAEKQDQIVAALRDAAESTAWTR, encoded by the coding sequence GTGGGGCAAACGGAACGGACTTCGACGACAAATCGCGACGAGGGAATCCAGGTGCTACGGCGTGCAGCAGCAGCCTTGGACGAGATCGCCGCCGAGCCGGGTCATCTACGTCTCGTCGATCTCGGTGAGCGACTCGGGCTGGCAAAGTCGACCGTCCGGCGGCTACTTGTCGGCCTGGTCGAGGTCGGACTGGTCAGTGTGGACTCGAACGGCCGGTTCTCCCTGGGTGATCGGTTACTCGGCTTCGGCAGCGCGACTGGTGCGCACATCGCTGCTATATTCCGGCCAACCATCGAGAAGGTGTCGGCCGCCACCGATGGCGAGACCGTGGACCTGTCGGTGTTACGGGGGCAGCGAATGTGGTTCGTCGACCAGATCGAGTCGTCGCACCGCTTGCGCGCGGTGTCGGCGGTCGGAGTTCGCTTCCCGCTGGCCGGGACCGCGAACGGCAAGGCGGCGCTCGCCGCACTCGACGATGCCGACACACAGGCCGCGTTGGCCCGGATGCCTCCGCAATTGGCAGATGCACTGCGCCCCGAGATTGCCGAAATCCGTTCTACCGGTATCGCTTTCGACCGCGACGAACACACCCCCGGAATTTCGGCCGCTGCCATCGCGCGACGATCGGTGGGAGACAACGTGATCGCCATCTCGGTGCCCACCCCGACCGAACGGTTCGCCGAAAAGCAGGACCAGATCGTCGCCGCCCTGCGCGATGCGGCCGAGTCGACGGCCTGGACGCGCTGA
- a CDS encoding FAD-binding oxidoreductase, producing MSALPAGRHYFRGEDGYEPARRDSVWHQGVPDRYPEVIVQAVDADDIKAALAYARSNGHKVNIKSGGHSFAASHLRDGAVLLDVSRLDHASIDADNMTAVVGPGKGGSLLMADLEAQNLFFPGGHCKGVCLGGYLLQGGYGWNSRIYGPACESVTALDVITADGEEVHCDAENHPELYWAARGAGPGFFGVVTSFYLKLYPRPAVCGTSAYLYPFELADEVFSWARSVSAEVDPRVELQAVASRGEPAMGIDQPVISFASPAFADSEEEAQQALALFATCPVADQALVKIPYMPTDLPSWYDIAMSHYLADHHYAVDNMWTSAPAEDLLPGIRTILETLPPHPSHFLWLNWGPCPPRQDMAYSIEADIYLALYGSWKDPADNAKYGDWARSNMAAMSHLATGIQLADENLGQRPARFATDEAMARLDKARAAYDPDGLFNSWMGRI from the coding sequence ATGAGCGCGCTACCTGCCGGGCGACACTACTTCCGTGGCGAGGACGGGTACGAACCCGCCCGCCGCGACAGCGTATGGCATCAGGGGGTGCCAGACCGCTATCCCGAGGTGATCGTTCAGGCCGTCGACGCCGACGACATCAAGGCCGCCCTGGCCTACGCGCGGTCGAACGGCCACAAGGTGAACATCAAATCCGGTGGGCACAGCTTCGCGGCCAGCCATCTCCGCGACGGTGCCGTGTTGCTCGACGTCAGTCGCCTTGACCACGCATCCATCGATGCCGACAACATGACCGCGGTCGTAGGCCCAGGTAAGGGCGGCAGCCTGCTGATGGCCGACCTGGAGGCGCAGAACCTTTTCTTCCCGGGCGGGCACTGCAAGGGCGTCTGCCTCGGCGGTTACCTCCTGCAGGGCGGGTACGGCTGGAACAGCCGGATATATGGGCCGGCCTGCGAAAGCGTCACCGCATTGGATGTCATCACCGCCGATGGCGAGGAAGTCCACTGCGACGCAGAGAATCATCCCGAACTCTATTGGGCGGCGCGCGGTGCCGGTCCCGGCTTCTTCGGGGTCGTCACTTCGTTCTATCTCAAGCTGTATCCGCGCCCGGCGGTCTGTGGCACCAGCGCTTACCTCTACCCGTTCGAGCTGGCCGACGAGGTCTTCTCGTGGGCCCGCTCGGTCAGCGCCGAAGTCGACCCTCGAGTCGAGCTGCAGGCGGTGGCGTCGCGCGGTGAGCCGGCAATGGGAATCGACCAACCCGTCATCTCGTTCGCCTCGCCCGCATTCGCCGACTCCGAAGAGGAGGCCCAACAGGCTCTGGCCCTGTTCGCCACCTGCCCTGTTGCCGATCAAGCCCTGGTCAAAATCCCTTATATGCCGACCGATTTGCCGAGCTGGTACGACATCGCAATGAGCCACTATCTGGCCGACCACCATTACGCGGTGGACAACATGTGGACATCGGCACCGGCCGAGGACCTGCTGCCCGGCATCCGTACCATCCTCGAGACGCTGCCACCGCATCCATCGCACTTTCTGTGGTTGAATTGGGGCCCGTGCCCTCCGCGTCAGGACATGGCCTACAGCATTGAGGCCGACATCTACCTGGCTCTCTACGGCTCCTGGAAAGACCCTGCCGACAACGCGAAGTACGGCGATTGGGCACGTTCCAACATGGCGGCGATGTCGCACCTGGCCACCGGCATCCAACTGGCAGACGAGAACCTGGGCCAGCGCCCCGCCCGATTCGCCACCGACGAGGCCATGGCGCGGCTGGACAAGGCTCGCGCCGCCTATGACCCCGATGGTCTGTTCAACAGCTGGATGGGACGAATCTGA
- a CDS encoding DAPG hydrolase family protein, with the protein MTGDLYLGYRGNDAETPFGKFFQPEMAPLPKHVVHALEHGPQGGMALLALEDAASVADDGYQQTENGYGVLEDGSYQVSVRTDMPGVTPGMWSWWFGWHGCDSRRYKLWHPRAHLSAAWKDGDDAGRQGYIGRWSMINEYIGSSMLSGAIQFIAPGEMGLPADTDDAVAVCARLGSGDAPVDVGWFIHHIRSTQAGSEMRSRFWMGGPHIAVRNAPGVASKAVRPIASRILGNAETSGRNLLVHCAQEMNHLAGFLPELYESFGDE; encoded by the coding sequence ATGACCGGTGACCTCTACCTCGGCTACCGGGGAAACGACGCGGAAACCCCGTTCGGTAAATTCTTCCAGCCCGAAATGGCCCCGCTGCCAAAGCATGTCGTACACGCACTGGAACACGGGCCGCAGGGCGGAATGGCACTGCTGGCCTTGGAGGACGCCGCTAGCGTGGCCGATGACGGCTACCAGCAGACCGAGAATGGTTACGGGGTTCTCGAAGACGGCAGCTATCAGGTGTCGGTGCGCACCGACATGCCCGGTGTCACCCCGGGCATGTGGTCGTGGTGGTTCGGTTGGCACGGGTGTGACAGCCGCCGCTACAAGCTGTGGCATCCGCGGGCGCACCTGTCGGCCGCCTGGAAGGACGGCGATGACGCCGGTCGGCAAGGCTACATCGGCCGCTGGTCGATGATCAACGAGTACATCGGGTCGAGCATGCTCAGCGGCGCAATACAATTTATTGCGCCGGGGGAGATGGGTCTGCCTGCCGATACCGACGATGCGGTGGCGGTCTGTGCGCGGTTGGGCTCTGGTGACGCGCCGGTGGATGTGGGCTGGTTCATTCACCACATCCGCTCCACACAGGCCGGATCGGAGATGCGGTCCCGCTTCTGGATGGGTGGCCCGCACATCGCCGTGCGCAACGCACCCGGCGTGGCGTCGAAAGCGGTGCGTCCCATCGCATCCCGGATACTGGGCAACGCCGAAACCAGCGGGCGGAATTTGTTGGTGCATTGTGCGCAGGAGATGAATCACCTGGCCGGTTTCCTGCCTGAGCTTTACGAGAGCTTCGGAGACGAGTAA
- a CDS encoding TetR/AcrR family transcriptional regulator, with product MPSDDWLVGGDRRAAAAERIYEAAIDMMARSGINELDLDELARRVHCSRSTIYRYVGGKTQIRDAVVARVATRITTSVRSQVESMVGAERVTTAILATVRAIRSEPLCRLMIASIRGGTREVAWLAQLPFLEESAAELAGLPRGNPAPAEWAVRVVLSLMYWPAESDEAERQLVAKFVAPAFTRRDHSPYSSPKLS from the coding sequence ATGCCCAGTGACGACTGGCTCGTCGGTGGAGATCGACGCGCGGCCGCCGCCGAGCGCATCTACGAAGCTGCCATCGACATGATGGCGCGCAGCGGCATCAACGAACTCGACCTCGACGAGTTGGCCAGGCGAGTTCACTGTTCCCGATCGACCATTTATCGCTACGTGGGTGGCAAAACTCAGATCCGCGACGCTGTCGTTGCCCGGGTTGCGACTCGCATCACCACTTCGGTGCGCTCTCAAGTCGAGTCAATGGTCGGAGCAGAGCGAGTCACCACCGCGATCCTGGCGACAGTGCGAGCGATCCGGTCAGAGCCCCTGTGCCGACTGATGATCGCCTCGATCCGCGGGGGCACCCGCGAGGTTGCCTGGCTCGCCCAGCTGCCATTCCTGGAGGAGTCTGCCGCCGAGCTCGCCGGGCTGCCTCGCGGCAATCCTGCGCCCGCCGAGTGGGCGGTTCGTGTCGTACTGTCGCTGATGTACTGGCCCGCCGAAAGCGACGAGGCCGAACGGCAGCTGGTGGCGAAGTTCGTCGCACCGGCCTTCACCAGACGCGATCACTCGCCTTACTCGTCTCCGAAGCTCTCGTAA
- a CDS encoding TetR/AcrR family transcriptional regulator: protein MSSAWLGGKDTSTVVADDWLIGGERRAAAAGRIYDAAARLIAHDGLNGLDIDKLCDEVHCSRATIYRYVGGKTEIRNAVVQRTAERIVESVRSAVATLGGSERLVESILLTLKQIRSDPLCQLMISSIRGGTRQVAWLADSSLTAKFATELAGLTDGDPQAPRWVIRVVLTLLYWPAESDEAERQLVEMFVGPAFDESPRTSLPENGT, encoded by the coding sequence ATGTCTTCTGCCTGGCTCGGTGGAAAGGACACTTCAACAGTGGTTGCTGACGACTGGCTGATTGGCGGCGAGCGCCGCGCAGCCGCCGCCGGACGTATCTACGACGCCGCGGCCAGGCTCATCGCCCACGACGGCCTTAACGGACTCGACATCGATAAACTTTGCGACGAAGTCCACTGTTCGCGCGCGACGATCTACCGCTACGTAGGCGGCAAGACCGAGATTCGCAACGCCGTCGTCCAGCGAACAGCCGAACGCATCGTCGAGTCGGTGCGCTCGGCGGTCGCCACGCTCGGCGGCTCGGAGCGACTAGTCGAGTCGATCCTGTTGACCCTGAAACAGATCCGGTCAGACCCGTTGTGCCAGCTGATGATCAGCTCGATCCGTGGAGGTACTCGCCAGGTGGCCTGGCTCGCCGACTCGTCCCTGACCGCCAAGTTCGCCACCGAGCTAGCCGGTCTCACCGATGGGGATCCTCAAGCGCCAAGGTGGGTGATTCGCGTTGTCCTAACCCTGCTGTATTGGCCTGCAGAAAGCGATGAGGCCGAACGACAACTCGTTGAGATGTTCGTCGGGCCGGCATTCGACGAAAGTCCTCGTACATCTCTACCGGAAAATGGGACGTGA
- a CDS encoding PPE family protein, with the protein MSFLVLPPEITSVLILGGAGSEPLRAAAAAWASLAERLDLAAASFRATTAGLLGGSWQGPSAVAMVEAAAPYTGLLSATASQAQQLAGQAQAMTAEFEAVRAAIVPPIALASNRSDLVSLVMSNLFGQNAPAIAAAEAAYEEMWAQDVSAMVAYHAGASAAAAAVTPFISLPQITIPPIALPAVNLPSIFTPNINIPAFELPKIVTPAINIPPLDLPKIVTPNINVPAFGLPALTVPNIVLPATQLTGGFSTGSIVIPAITVPELKIPAFDLPTITTPNINVPAFGLPALTVPNIVLPATQLTGGFSTGSIVIPAITVPELKIPAFDLPTITTPNINVPAFGLPALTVPNMVLPATQLTSGFSTGSIVIPAITVPELKIPAFDLPTITTPNINVPAFGLPALTVPSIALPATQLTGGFTTGSIVIPAITVPELTIPAFDLPKITTPDINVPGFTLPDIRIPGFKINSAVLGGFTLTPLSVPEITAPAISVPGFRLPDITVPDISIPAFSTGGFTTPAITTPDFTIKGPTIPSGYVLEGNPLLRIRWDTNVTFLSGSSDGGRATFNLREITIFQDLKLPDVKIPSMSIGGIGVNPANLPGINLKGFTISGTTLGAFTIPATTIAKFTIGGIGFDPFGLPPITLPDIDIKGVTVGNFTLPGLNIDPIKLGDLTIPKFTTAPIVIGGPNSGIGFDPFDLPGIRTGEFTIPPLQLGNFTLPGLNIDPIKLGDLTIPKFTTAPIVIGGPNSGIGFDPFNLPGIRTGEFTIPPLQLGNFTLPGLNIDPIKLGDLTIPKFTTAPIVIGGPNSGIGFDPFNLPGIRTGEFTIPPLQLGNFTLPGLNIDPIKLGDLTIPKFTTAPIVIGGPNSGIGFDPFNLPGIRTGEFTIPPLQLGNFTLPGLNIDPIKLASFTVPGLNIDPIKLASFTVPGLNIDPIKLGSFTVPPLTIGSVRLTGPLIPGLDVNLGGLIGDLSFQNIGTNISRLGQSLLNLVSTANLPFSVPNLLAGFGGLRR; encoded by the coding sequence ATGAGTTTCTTGGTATTGCCACCGGAGATCACTTCAGTGCTCATACTTGGCGGAGCCGGTTCCGAGCCGTTGAGGGCGGCAGCGGCCGCTTGGGCCAGTCTCGCGGAAAGACTGGATTTGGCCGCGGCATCTTTCCGCGCCACCACCGCAGGACTGCTCGGCGGATCATGGCAGGGACCTTCGGCCGTAGCAATGGTGGAAGCCGCGGCGCCCTATACCGGACTGCTTTCGGCCACCGCGAGCCAGGCACAGCAGCTAGCCGGACAAGCCCAGGCTATGACGGCCGAATTCGAGGCGGTCCGGGCGGCCATCGTGCCACCGATTGCGTTGGCGTCCAACCGTTCTGACTTGGTGTCGCTGGTCATGTCCAACCTGTTCGGGCAAAACGCTCCCGCCATCGCCGCCGCCGAGGCGGCATACGAGGAAATGTGGGCCCAGGACGTATCTGCAATGGTCGCCTATCACGCGGGCGCTTCCGCCGCGGCGGCGGCGGTGACGCCATTCATCAGCCTTCCGCAGATTACGATTCCGCCGATAGCTCTTCCAGCTGTCAATTTGCCGAGCATATTTACGCCGAATATCAACATTCCCGCGTTTGAACTGCCCAAGATAGTCACGCCCGCGATCAATATTCCACCTCTTGACCTCCCCAAAATCGTCACCCCTAACATCAATGTGCCGGCCTTTGGGTTGCCGGCATTAACAGTACCAAATATCGTATTGCCCGCGACGCAACTCACGGGCGGCTTTAGCACCGGCAGCATCGTGATCCCGGCGATAACCGTTCCGGAGCTGAAGATCCCGGCTTTCGACCTCCCTACGATCACCACGCCCAACATTAATGTGCCGGCCTTCGGGTTGCCGGCGCTGACGGTGCCAAATATCGTATTGCCCGCGACACAACTCACGGGCGGCTTTAGCACCGGCAGCATCGTGATCCCGGCGATAACCGTTCCGGAGCTGAAGATCCCGGCTTTCGACCTCCCTACGATCACCACGCCCAACATTAATGTGCCGGCCTTCGGGTTGCCGGCGTTGACGGTGCCAAACATGGTATTGCCCGCGACGCAACTCACGAGCGGCTTTAGCACCGGCAGCATCGTGATCCCGGCGATAACCGTTCCGGAGCTGAAGATCCCGGCTTTCGACCTCCCTACGATCACCACGCCCAACATTAATGTGCCGGCCTTCGGGTTGCCGGCGCTGACGGTGCCAAGCATCGCATTGCCCGCGACACAACTCACGGGCGGCTTTACCACCGGCAGCATCGTAATCCCGGCGATAACCGTTCCGGAGCTGACGATCCCGGCTTTCGACCTCCCTAAGATCACCACGCCCGACATCAATGTGCCCGGTTTCACTCTGCCGGATATCAGGATTCCCGGCTTCAAGATCAACAGTGCAGTATTAGGCGGCTTTACCCTAACTCCGTTAAGCGTGCCAGAAATTACGGCGCCTGCGATTTCTGTGCCTGGCTTTAGGCTGCCCGACATAACTGTGCCCGACATCAGCATTCCTGCGTTTTCCACTGGCGGCTTTACGACACCCGCAATCACTACGCCTGACTTCACGATAAAAGGACCAACGATACCAAGCGGATATGTCCTTGAAGGAAATCCTTTGCTCAGAATTCGCTGGGACACGAATGTCACTTTCTTATCTGGATCCAGCGACGGTGGTCGTGCCACCTTCAACCTTCGGGAGATAACCATCTTCCAGGACCTGAAGCTGCCAGACGTAAAGATCCCCAGTATGTCCATTGGTGGAATTGGGGTCAACCCGGCCAACCTGCCCGGAATAAATCTCAAAGGGTTCACCATCTCTGGAACCACTCTGGGCGCCTTCACCATCCCCGCAACCACGATCGCCAAGTTCACGATTGGCGGCATCGGTTTCGATCCGTTCGGCCTTCCGCCCATCACACTGCCAGACATCGATATCAAGGGCGTAACTGTGGGCAACTTCACCCTCCCTGGGCTCAATATCGACCCCATCAAGCTTGGCGACCTCACCATCCCCAAGTTCACGACTGCGCCCATCGTTATCGGCGGGCCGAACAGCGGGATCGGCTTTGACCCGTTCGATCTGCCGGGCATCCGAACCGGCGAATTCACCATTCCGCCCCTGCAACTGGGCAACTTCACCCTCCCTGGGCTCAATATCGATCCCATCAAGCTTGGCGACCTCACCATCCCCAAGTTCACGACTGCGCCCATCGTTATCGGCGGGCCGAACAGCGGGATCGGCTTTGACCCGTTCAATTTGCCGGGCATCCGGACCGGCGAATTCACCATTCCGCCCCTGCAACTGGGCAATTTCACTCTCCCTGGGCTCAATATCGATCCCATCAAGCTTGGCGACCTCACCATCCCCAAGTTCACGACTGCGCCCATCGTTATCGGCGGGCCGAACAGCGGGATCGGCTTTGACCCGTTCAATTTGCCGGGCATCCGAACCGGCGAATTCACCATTCCGCCCCTGCAACTGGGCAACTTCACCCTCCCTGGGCTCAATATCGATCCCATCAAGCTTGGCGACCTCACCATCCCCAAGTTCACGACTGCGCCCATCGTTATCGGCGGGCCGAACAGCGGGATCGGCTTTGACCCGTTCAATTTGCCGGGCATCCGAACCGGCGAATTCACCATTCCGCCCCTGCAACTGGGCAACTTCACCCTCCCTGGGCTCAATATCGATCCGATCAAGTTGGCCAGCTTCACCGTGCCAGGGCTCAATATCGATCCGATCAAGTTGGCCAGCTTCACCGTGCCAGGGCTCAATATCGATCCGATCAAGTTAGGCAGCTTCACGGTCCCTCCCCTTACCATCGGTTCGGTCAGGCTTACCGGCCCCTTAATTCCCGGGCTCGACGTGAATCTGGGAGGTCTTATCGGAGACTTGAGCTTCCAAAACATCGGGACCAACATCTCCAGGCTCGGCCAGTCCTTGTTGAACTTAGTATCGACGGCAAACCTACCCTTTTCTGTGCCTAACCTGCTTGCCGGCTTCGGTGGCCTAAGGAGATAG
- a CDS encoding PE family protein has translation MSYVIAGPEFLTSAAHDLAGIGSELREANAAAAANIMRVVAPGVDEVSVAVATLLSSQGQSYRKISGELLAFQSRFVRTLTSSADLYQGAEAANAAATRSALGAVGAVAADPLSGPRAVNAAVRNLLGSVETAPRSSQLHWCRPGLTP, from the coding sequence ATGTCGTATGTAATCGCAGGGCCGGAGTTCTTAACGTCGGCCGCTCATGACTTGGCCGGCATCGGCTCGGAATTGAGGGAAGCCAATGCCGCCGCGGCGGCCAACATCATGCGGGTAGTAGCTCCGGGCGTGGATGAAGTGTCGGTGGCGGTGGCGACGCTCCTCAGCTCGCAGGGCCAGTCTTACCGGAAGATCAGCGGCGAGCTGCTCGCGTTTCAGAGCCGATTTGTGCGCACCTTGACTTCGTCGGCGGACTTGTATCAGGGCGCCGAGGCCGCCAACGCGGCCGCGACGCGAAGCGCCCTGGGGGCAGTGGGTGCGGTGGCGGCAGATCCGTTGAGCGGGCCGCGTGCGGTGAACGCCGCAGTGCGAAACCTGCTGGGTTCGGTCGAAACAGCTCCTCGCAGTTCGCAATTGCATTGGTGCCGGCCGGGTCTTACGCCGTAG